From a region of the Pseudanabaena sp. ABRG5-3 genome:
- a CDS encoding DUF29 domain-containing protein has protein sequence MTQAIAPPLALYDRDFYQWVQETTEKLKTKDFDHVDLENLIEEIESLGRSERSEVYNRLATLLEHLLKRMFVDMPQEFNGWENTIREQRKRLKRVFKVSPSLKNYFTEIFDEAFVDALEEIRKEKGYRLVKFPDVWQFNRDIDSMLNVDFWE, from the coding sequence ATGACACAAGCAATTGCACCACCGTTAGCCTTGTATGATCGTGACTTTTACCAATGGGTACAAGAAACCACAGAAAAGTTAAAGACTAAAGATTTTGACCATGTGGATTTAGAGAATTTAATAGAGGAGATCGAGAGCTTGGGAAGGTCTGAAAGGAGCGAGGTATATAATCGTTTGGCTACCCTCTTAGAGCATTTGCTTAAGCGGATGTTTGTAGATATGCCTCAAGAGTTTAATGGCTGGGAGAATACAATTCGCGAACAAAGAAAGCGATTGAAGCGGGTATTTAAAGTATCCCCTAGCCTTAAAAATTATTTTACTGAAATATTTGATGAAGCTTTTGTTGATGCTCTTGAAGAAATTCGTAAGGAGAAAGGATATAGGCTGGTTAAGTTTCCTGATGTATGGCAGTTTAACCGTGACATTGACTCAATGCTGAATGT
- a CDS encoding Uma2 family endonuclease, translated as MTIAIAKSAKTRVTFADYLAYFDGSETRYELVDGELFAMAMGTGRHGETIDQVYLKIRAEIDRTAQPWIVKQGQIGVRCPRGIGLDTARIPDVVVMLRDEWQSLQDREAVIGFELSPPLLVVEVVSPSTKITDYRAKRTEYAARDIPEYWIVDPIETKVSVLVLSDGWYDVTEFSNGDRLVSPMFPELQLTPQEIFAV; from the coding sequence CAAAATCTGCCAAAACTAGAGTCACTTTTGCTGATTATCTAGCTTATTTTGATGGCTCAGAGACAAGGTATGAATTAGTTGATGGAGAACTTTTTGCAATGGCAATGGGTACGGGTCGTCACGGTGAAACGATTGATCAAGTTTATCTAAAAATTAGGGCGGAAATAGACCGAACTGCTCAACCTTGGATTGTAAAACAGGGACAGATTGGTGTGCGTTGTCCTCGTGGGATTGGGTTAGATACGGCGCGTATTCCTGATGTGGTGGTGATGTTGCGGGATGAGTGGCAATCTTTACAGGATCGTGAAGCAGTGATTGGGTTTGAGTTGTCGCCGCCTTTGTTGGTGGTTGAGGTGGTGAGTCCTTCGACAAAAATCACGGACTATCGGGCTAAGAGGACGGAGTATGCGGCGCGAGATATTCCTGAGTATTGGATTGTCGATCCGATTGAGACGAAGGTGTCGGTGTTGGTGCTTTCGGATGGTTGGTATGATGTGACTGAGTTTAGTAATGGCGATCGCCTTGTTTCGCCAATGTTTCCTGAGTTGCAGTTAACGCCGCAAGAGATTTTTGCTGTTTAA